GTAATAAAGCATCTAGTATTTTTTTCCTTCCAGAATTTAATATCCTTTGAACTGTTCCTCTTGAAACTAGCATAATTTCTGCTGTTTCAATTTGACTTTTTCCTTCATAATCACAAAGTCTTATAGCTTCAAACTCATCTATCTCAATCTCAATTATCTCTAGTTCAGAAAGAGGTATTCCAGTTGGTTTAAAAACTCTTTCATTCTCTAAAATACGACAACATCTTTGTTTTTTACATCTCGGCATAAAATCCTCCTAATTATATTTTGTGCATATGCACAATTAAAGTATACTCCTAACTTTAAATTTTGTCAATAAAAAAACTCAAGAGTAACTTTTTGGTTATTCTTGAGTTTGTATATTACCTATCTAATATCTTATTCTCTACAAATTCCTTGTTCTTTTGCTAATTTTTCAACAGCAGAAGCTACTGCTTCAGCAACTCTCTTATCAAATGGATCTGGAATTATGTAATCCTTTCTTAACTCTTCAGGTTTAATTAAAGAAGCTAATCCTTCAGCAGCTGCTAATTTCATCTCTTCTGTAATTTTTTTAGATTTAGCTCTTAGAGCTCCTTTGAATAATCCTGGGAATACTAATACATTATTAATTTGGTTAGGATAATCTGATCTTCCTGTTCCTACAATTGCTGCTCCAGCTTCTAAAGCATCTTCTGGCATAATTTCAGGAGTTGGATTTGCCATAGCAAAAACAATAGCATCTCTATTCATGCTTCTTACCATATCTTTAGATAGTAAATTAGGTGCAGATACTCCTACAAAAACATCAGCTCCCACTATTGCCTCAGCAAGACCTCCAGCAATATCTTGAGAGTTAGTAATCTCTGCTAATTCTCTTTTTGAAAAATCATAATTATCTTTATCACTTCTTCTTAAGATTCCAACTTTATCAACAGCTATTACCTCTTTAGCTCCTAATTTTTTTATAAGTTTTATAATAGAGCTTCCTGCTGCTCCAGCCCCATTTACAACTACTTTTATATCTTCAACTTTTTTATTTACAACTTTTAAAGCATTGATAAGTCCAGCTGCTACTACTATTGCTGTTCCATGTTGATCATCATGGAATACTGGAATATCTAATTCCTCTTTTAATCTAGTTTCTATTTCAATACATCTAGGAGCTGAAATATCTTCTAAATTTATTCCTCCAAGTCCTGGAGCTATTAATTTAACAGTTCTAATTATCTCTTCTGGATCTTTAGTATCTAAACAAATAGGAATTGCATCAACATCTCCAAACTCTTTAAAAAGTACACATTTTCCTTCCATTACTGGTAATGCAGCTTCTGGTCCAATATCACCTAATCCTAATACTGCTGTTCCATCAGTAACTACAGCTACTAAATTTCCTTTTGCTGTATACTTATACACATCCTCTTTATTACTTGCTATTTTTCTACAAGGTTCTGCTACACCTGGAGAGTAAGCTAAACTTAAATCCTCTCTATTTGCTACTTTAACTTTAGAAACCACTGATAATTTACCTTTATTTTTTTCATGTAATTCTAGTGATCTTTCATAAACATCTGCCATTTTTCTTCCTCCAGTTATTTTTATTTCCTTATATCCACATTATATTCTTTTTTTCAAAATAAGTAAAGAGTTTTGTGTTTTATTTTTGAAGTTATTTTCTAATACAGTACAATATTTTTTATTTTTATCTTTATGAAAAATTTTTTTTAATATTTTATCATTCCACCACCAAGTACAAAATCATTGTAATATATAACTAAATGTTGTCCTGGTGCATTTTGTACATTTCCTTCAAAATATTCAAAAAATATCTTATCATTTTCAAAAATTAACTTTCCCTCTGCTCCAACACTAGAAAATCTTGGTCTTCCAATTACATCTAAAGTTATTATCTCCTCTAAATTAAGAGGTGTTTTAAAATCAACAAGTTCTATTTTTTTTCTAGCTAACTCTTCATATTCACCTAAAGTTATCTCATTTGTTAACGGATTAATCTCTGTTATAAAATAAGCTCTTGGTAATTTTAAATTCAATCCTCTTCTTTGACCAATAGTATATAACTGATATCCTTCATGTTCTCCCATTATATTTCTAAATTTATCAATAAATTTTCCTTTTTTTATTTTTTCTTTAAGATTCGATTTTAAAAAATCTATATATCCAGATTTAGCAAAACATATTCCTTGACTGTCTTTTTTATCATGTACTTCAAGTCCAATATTTTTTGCTATTTCTCTAATTTCACTTTTATTATACTTAAAAAGAGGAAATAATAATCTTGAAATTTTATCTGCATCTAATCTATATAACATATAACTTTGATCTTTTCGTATATCTTCAGCTTTTTTTAAAAGAACTTTTTTAAATTTATTATTATACTCTGTAGAACAATAATGTCCTGTAGCTACATAATAAGTTTTCTCTTCCTCTGCTATATCAAACAAAACTTTCATTTTAACTCGTTCATCACAGATAACACAAGGAGAGGGAGTTATTCCTTGAGAATAGCCCTCTAAAAAATTATTTACTACCTCTTTTTGAAATATATCCTCAATATCTATCACTCTATGTTTTATATTAAAAAAGTTAGCTACTCTTTTAGCACTTTCAACCTCTTCTACCAAGCTTTTTTCTTTTTTATGATTGAGAGTTACACCAATTACTTCATATCCTTGTTGTTGTAAAAGATATACTGATATAGAGGAATCAACTCCTCCACTCATACCTAAAACTACTTTTTTATTTTCCATACTCACCTCGTTATTTTCTTATATGAATCTCTCCTATATTAAAACATTCATCTTTCCCATTGATCTTTACTGAAAGTGTCCCATCTTTTAATATATCTCCAGCAATTCCTCTTCCTAAAATTTTTTCATCTTTAACTATCTCTATATCCCTTTCTTTTAGATAGTTATATGAATTTATCTCTTTTAATGTTATTTCCCAATTTTGATCTAAATATTTTTTGAACTCATTAATTACACAAAAAATAATATCCTCTGTAGAATAATGTTTTCCTGTTATCTCTTTTAATGAAGTAGCATTATCTTGAGCATAACCAAAATCACAATTATTTATATTAATCCCTATTCCAATTATAAAAAATTCTCTCACTTTTTCTATAAGAATACCACATATCTTTTTATCATAAATATAAACATCATTTGTCCATTTAAATTTATAATCTAAATCTTCTATTTTTTTCAAAGCTGCCAAAACAGAGATTCCTGCTATTAAAGGTAATCTCATATATTCCTCTATTGTTTTTTCTTTTTTTTCTTGAAGAGCAAAAGAAAAAATTCCCATTCCTTTATTGGACACCCAAACATTTCCTCTACGTCCTCTTCCTGCAGTTTGAATCTCTGCAATTACACAATCATAATCTTCTATTTCAATTTTTTCTTTTAAGTATTTATTTGTAGAATCTATTTCATTAAATCTAAAAATTCTCATTATTTTCCTTTCAAAAATATTTAGTTATAAAAAAAGCACATCTATAAAAGATGTGCTAATTATCAAAGTGGTGCCTAGAGCCGGAATCGAACCGGCACGGTAACTAAATACCACAGGATTT
This genomic window from uncultured Fusobacterium sp. contains:
- the mnmA gene encoding tRNA 2-thiouridine(34) synthase MnmA encodes the protein MENKKVVLGMSGGVDSSISVYLLQQQGYEVIGVTLNHKKEKSLVEEVESAKRVANFFNIKHRVIDIEDIFQKEVVNNFLEGYSQGITPSPCVICDERVKMKVLFDIAEEEKTYYVATGHYCSTEYNNKFKKVLLKKAEDIRKDQSYMLYRLDADKISRLLFPLFKYNKSEIREIAKNIGLEVHDKKDSQGICFAKSGYIDFLKSNLKEKIKKGKFIDKFRNIMGEHEGYQLYTIGQRRGLNLKLPRAYFITEINPLTNEITLGEYEELARKKIELVDFKTPLNLEEIITLDVIGRPRFSSVGAEGKLIFENDKIFFEYFEGNVQNAPGQHLVIYYNDFVLGGGMIKY
- a CDS encoding malic enzyme-like NAD(P)-binding protein, coding for MADVYERSLELHEKNKGKLSVVSKVKVANREDLSLAYSPGVAEPCRKIASNKEDVYKYTAKGNLVAVVTDGTAVLGLGDIGPEAALPVMEGKCVLFKEFGDVDAIPICLDTKDPEEIIRTVKLIAPGLGGINLEDISAPRCIEIETRLKEELDIPVFHDDQHGTAIVVAAGLINALKVVNKKVEDIKVVVNGAGAAGSSIIKLIKKLGAKEVIAVDKVGILRRSDKDNYDFSKRELAEITNSQDIAGGLAEAIVGADVFVGVSAPNLLSKDMVRSMNRDAIVFAMANPTPEIMPEDALEAGAAIVGTGRSDYPNQINNVLVFPGLFKGALRAKSKKITEEMKLAAAEGLASLIKPEELRKDYIIPDPFDKRVAEAVASAVEKLAKEQGICRE
- a CDS encoding DUF134 domain-containing protein, whose amino-acid sequence is MPRCKKQRCCRILENERVFKPTGIPLSELEIIEIEIDEFEAIRLCDYEGKSQIETAEIMLVSRGTVQRILNSGRKKILDALLHQKAIKLKNTGDGNDDK
- a CDS encoding biotin--[acetyl-CoA-carboxylase] ligase produces the protein MRIFRFNEIDSTNKYLKEKIEIEDYDCVIAEIQTAGRGRRGNVWVSNKGMGIFSFALQEKKEKTIEEYMRLPLIAGISVLAALKKIEDLDYKFKWTNDVYIYDKKICGILIEKVREFFIIGIGININNCDFGYAQDNATSLKEITGKHYSTEDIIFCVINEFKKYLDQNWEITLKEINSYNYLKERDIEIVKDEKILGRGIAGDILKDGTLSVKINGKDECFNIGEIHIRK